A region of the Bacillus sp. NP247 genome:
ACACGGTGCGCCTCTTTTAACTCCTCTAATGCTTCTTGCAATTTAGCCTCTGCTTCTGTAAACTCCCCGCGCTTTGCGCAATCTATTGCTTCCATTGAACAACTTCTCGCATTTCCTCCATGCAAGATTAAATGAAAAGCTTTCGTTTCTATCGTATCCATTTTAGTTCTTTACTCCCCCTTTTCTTCTGCCAACTTTTGTTTATCCCATATTTTTAAGAACGGTAAGTAAATAAAGAATGCTAATGCAAAGTTAACAAGTTGCAAAATAACACCTGAAATTTTACCACCCGATCCTAAATATCCACTAAATAGAATTGGTGTAGTCCATGTTACAGCAGCACCACTTGGTCGAGCCACCCATCCCCATTCCATTGCGAAATAAGAAACAATTGTTAACACAACTGGAACCAATATAAATGGAATAAGTAAAAGCGGATTCATTACAATCGGCATACCGAAAGTCACCATTTCATTAATGTTAAAAATACCAGGTGCAATCGATAATCTTCCTAAACTTTTTAATTGCTGGCTTCGTGCAAATAGTAGCATTCCTACAACTAAAGCTAGAGTCGCACCTGAACCGCCCATATAAATCCATAGATCAAAAAACTGTGTGGTAATCGTATTCGGTACATCTTGACCAGCTTGAAAAGCAATTCGATTCTGATCCATTAATGATAACCAAATTGGACTCATAACACCGCCTACAATTGTAGCTCCATGAATTCCGCACGCCCAAAGGACATGAACGAGAATAACGGCTATAACTGCTCCCCAAAGACTAGCACCAAGTACACTAAGTGGTTCTTGCAACAGCTTCCCTACAACATTATGAATACTTCCGAAAGTTGTTTGTTCAAAAATTAATCTAATGATCCAAACAACTGTCACAACAATAAATCCGGGAATAAGTGCTGCAAATGAACGCGTTACTGCTGGTGGAACTGTCTCAGGCATCTTTATAATCATCTTTTTCTGCACAAGAAATCGGTATATTTCAGTAGATATAATTGCAATAATCATCGCTACAAATAAACCTTGGCTTCCCATTAATGCCGCTGGAATTACTCCATCTACCAGTATACTTTCTTTCGTACCTGGAACAATATATGCAACTTGAAATGGAGTTGCGAGTAAAAAGGTTACAAGCGATAATGCACCAGATGCTAAAGCATCCACTTTATAATACTCACCCAACCTGTAAGCGATTCCAAAAACAGCTATTAAAGCCATTATATTAAAAGTTGCACTAACTGGATACCCTAATGCTATGTTCCAATTTTTCCCGAACAAACTCGCCATAAATTCATGATACCCTGGAATTGGTAATGTACTAATAATAAGAAAAATTGATCCGATAATTAAGAATGGCATCGTCAAGACAAGTCCATCACGGATTGCTAGCAAATGCCTCTGCTCTGCAACCTTCCCCGCTACTGGCATCACATATTTCTCTAAAAGCCGTATCATCTATCCCACTCTCCTCATGGTTTCATTGACAATGCTGCCTGCAAGATAGCTTCTCCATTACAAATTCCGTAATGGACGGATTGAATGACATCAACAGGTATCCCCTTCTCCTTACATAATTCTTTCATCTTCGGTAATAAATAACGTACTTGTGGGCCAAGTAAAAGTACATCTGCATTATCAATATGATTTCGCACTTCTGAACCTGATACAGCCCAAATTTTCACCTCTATCCCCATTCCCTGTGCCGCTTTCTCCATTTTCGTAACAATCAAACTGGAAGACATTCCCGCTGCACAGCAAAGCAAAATATTCATCCTGTTTCCCTCCCCTTTTTCTAAACCTAAGTTATGGCCCATCCCTTACCACCACTAGGTTACAAATA
Encoded here:
- a CDS encoding PTS lactose/cellobiose transporter subunit IIA, which gives rise to MDTIETKAFHLILHGGNARSCSMEAIDCAKRGEFTEAEAKLQEALEELKEAHRVQTELIQKEAGGEKTEVTLLMVHAQDHLMNAITVKELASEFVELYKKMSVTE
- the celB gene encoding PTS cellobiose transporter subunit IIC; translated protein: MIRLLEKYVMPVAGKVAEQRHLLAIRDGLVLTMPFLIIGSIFLIISTLPIPGYHEFMASLFGKNWNIALGYPVSATFNIMALIAVFGIAYRLGEYYKVDALASGALSLVTFLLATPFQVAYIVPGTKESILVDGVIPAALMGSQGLFVAMIIAIISTEIYRFLVQKKMIIKMPETVPPAVTRSFAALIPGFIVVTVVWIIRLIFEQTTFGSIHNVVGKLLQEPLSVLGASLWGAVIAVILVHVLWACGIHGATIVGGVMSPIWLSLMDQNRIAFQAGQDVPNTITTQFFDLWIYMGGSGATLALVVGMLLFARSQQLKSLGRLSIAPGIFNINEMVTFGMPIVMNPLLLIPFILVPVVLTIVSYFAMEWGWVARPSGAAVTWTTPILFSGYLGSGGKISGVILQLVNFALAFFIYLPFLKIWDKQKLAEEKGE
- a CDS encoding PTS sugar transporter subunit IIB → MNILLCCAAGMSSSLIVTKMEKAAQGMGIEVKIWAVSGSEVRNHIDNADVLLLGPQVRYLLPKMKELCKEKGIPVDVIQSVHYGICNGEAILQAALSMKP